A DNA window from Polynucleobacter sp. AP-Titi-500A-B4 contains the following coding sequences:
- a CDS encoding tripartite tricarboxylate transporter substrate binding protein: MKVNRISIILAVIASVFIGAIGSASAQAPTSYPDKPITIVVPYPPGGFNDTLGRIVGKKLSDVWNVNVVVENKPGAGTTIGSNFVARSSPDGYTILVAQFPFAANPYLYKSLPYDTLKAFTPVVLAGRSPMVLVVNSNSPIKTMSEFLALAKSKPGFVNYGSSGPGSSNHLSMVLFEMMAGVSLNQVPYKGSTPLLTDLAGGQVEVAFDAYPHVRPFLQSGKIRPIAIATESRSSLMPDIPTVSESGVKNYESSSWHGFVVPAGTPRPIVDKLNKQINMILKDDDIRRTFSEQGVVPDGGTTAQFDVFIRKQMEIWKKVVAQAGITPE; the protein is encoded by the coding sequence ATGAAGGTTAACAGAATAAGCATCATCCTTGCTGTAATAGCTAGCGTTTTCATTGGCGCTATTGGATCGGCATCGGCACAAGCCCCGACTTCTTATCCTGATAAACCAATTACGATTGTTGTCCCTTATCCACCGGGTGGATTTAATGACACACTGGGCAGAATAGTTGGAAAAAAGCTCTCTGATGTCTGGAATGTGAATGTAGTGGTAGAAAATAAGCCTGGTGCAGGCACCACTATTGGTAGTAATTTTGTAGCCAGATCCTCTCCTGATGGATACACGATCCTTGTTGCGCAATTCCCTTTTGCAGCAAACCCCTATTTATATAAATCTTTGCCCTATGACACTTTAAAGGCCTTTACTCCAGTTGTATTGGCGGGCAGGTCTCCAATGGTTTTGGTTGTGAACTCCAATTCACCAATTAAAACGATGAGTGAATTCTTAGCCTTGGCAAAATCAAAGCCGGGTTTTGTAAATTACGGCTCTTCAGGTCCAGGCTCATCAAATCATTTGTCTATGGTTTTGTTTGAGATGATGGCCGGAGTTAGCTTAAATCAAGTGCCCTATAAGGGCAGCACTCCCTTGTTGACTGATTTGGCTGGTGGACAGGTTGAAGTGGCCTTTGATGCCTATCCTCATGTGCGACCATTTTTGCAGTCGGGAAAAATTAGACCAATTGCAATTGCAACCGAATCTAGATCAAGTCTCATGCCAGATATCCCAACAGTCAGTGAATCTGGAGTGAAGAATTACGAGTCTTCATCTTGGCATGGATTTGTTGTGCCTGCTGGTACGCCTCGACCAATAGTTGATAAGTTAAACAAACAGATCAATATGATTTTGAAGGATGATGACATTAGAAGAACATTTTCCGAGCAAGGTGTTGTACCCGATGGTGGCACTACGGCTCAGTTTGATGTCTTTATTCGCAAGCAGATGGAAATCTGGAAAAAAGTAGTTGCACAAGCTGGGATTACTCCAGAGTAG
- a CDS encoding IclR family transcriptional regulator, whose product MSTSKTVKTSKNTGEVAKTAIQVVERMMNLLDALAIHEESSSLKNLAEETGLHPSTAHRILNDMVACRLVERGDGGTYRLGLKLLELGNLVKARLSVREAAQVPMRTLHKITGETVNLSVRQGDEIVYIDRAYSERSGMQVVRAIGGRAPLHLTSVGKLFLASDDANQVRAYVTRTGLSGHTRNSITDLAKLESELNHVRRVGSARDDEELELGVSCLAAAILDDTGKLVAGLSLSAPTDRIQADWLRSLQDTALQISKGMGYKPKSAEPGTTA is encoded by the coding sequence ATGAGCACAAGCAAAACTGTCAAAACCTCTAAAAATACCGGGGAAGTTGCTAAAACAGCAATTCAAGTGGTGGAGCGCATGATGAACTTGCTCGATGCACTAGCGATCCACGAAGAATCCAGCAGTCTCAAGAATCTGGCTGAAGAAACAGGCCTTCACCCCTCTACTGCTCACCGCATTCTGAATGACATGGTTGCCTGCCGATTGGTTGAGCGTGGCGATGGCGGTACCTATCGACTCGGATTGAAGCTCTTAGAGCTAGGTAACTTAGTTAAAGCACGACTATCTGTTCGAGAAGCAGCTCAAGTCCCCATGCGCACCCTACACAAAATCACTGGCGAGACGGTTAATCTTTCAGTACGCCAGGGTGATGAGATTGTGTATATCGATCGTGCCTATAGCGAACGTTCCGGCATGCAAGTGGTTCGCGCGATCGGTGGTCGTGCACCCTTGCACCTCACCTCTGTTGGCAAATTATTCCTAGCCAGTGATGATGCCAATCAAGTGCGTGCCTACGTTACCCGTACGGGCCTCTCTGGCCATACCCGAAACAGCATTACTGACTTAGCGAAGTTAGAGTCTGAATTGAATCACGTTCGTAGAGTCGGCAGTGCACGGGATGATGAAGAACTAGAGCTTGGAGTGAGCTGTTTAGCCGCTGCCATCTTAGACGACACTGGCAAACTGGTAGCAGGTCTATCGCTGAGCGCTCCAACAGATCGTATTCAGGCAGATTGGCTGAGATCATTACAAGATACGGCCCTGCAGATCTCCAAAGGAATGGGCTACAAGCCCAAGTCTGCTGAGCCAGGCACTACCGCCTAA
- a CDS encoding DUF4936 family protein → MIIYVYYKIIPSAFPELAVHVRSIQSQLTTEFTSLTCDLLKRPQPDEEGRETWMEVYDLGALSQLNFLKRLSELVEQQGLPLPRRNESFVPI, encoded by the coding sequence ATGATTATTTACGTTTATTACAAAATAATTCCTTCTGCTTTCCCCGAGCTTGCCGTTCACGTTAGGTCCATTCAATCGCAATTGACGACCGAGTTCACTTCATTAACCTGTGATCTATTAAAGCGGCCTCAGCCGGATGAGGAGGGTAGGGAAACTTGGATGGAGGTCTATGATTTAGGTGCGCTGAGCCAACTTAACTTCCTGAAGCGTTTATCGGAGCTGGTTGAGCAGCAAGGTTTACCCCTTCCGAGGCGGAATGAATCTTTTGTTCCAATTTAA
- a CDS encoding UbiX family flavin prenyltransferase: MNKRLIVAITGASGTIYGIRILEALREIGVESHLVMSDSAKLTMSAETNYKPAQVEALADVVHSAKNVGASISSGSFKSLGMVIAPCSIRTLSEIATGVTSSLVSRAADVVLKERRRLVLMVRETPLHAGHLRSMSQVTECGAIIMPPVPAFYAMPKSLDEMVNHTVGRCLDLFELDNQLVTRWSGMEANK; the protein is encoded by the coding sequence ATGAATAAACGGTTAATTGTGGCCATTACCGGAGCATCCGGGACAATCTATGGAATTCGAATTCTGGAGGCTTTGAGAGAAATCGGTGTTGAGTCTCATTTAGTGATGAGTGACTCAGCTAAGCTAACCATGTCTGCAGAAACCAATTACAAACCTGCCCAAGTTGAAGCCTTGGCTGATGTTGTGCATTCAGCAAAAAATGTAGGAGCCTCAATTTCCTCGGGTTCATTCAAAAGTTTGGGAATGGTCATTGCCCCATGCTCTATTCGCACCCTGTCCGAGATTGCAACTGGGGTAACAAGTAGTTTGGTATCTAGGGCTGCAGATGTTGTGCTTAAAGAGCGGCGCCGCTTAGTCTTGATGGTAAGAGAGACGCCGTTGCATGCTGGACATTTGCGCTCTATGTCTCAAGTTACAGAATGTGGTGCAATCATCATGCCTCCCGTACCCGCATTTTATGCCATGCCAAAATCACTCGATGAGATGGTAAATCATACGGTTGGAAGATGTTTAGATTTGTTTGAGCTTGATAATCAACTGGTAACAAGATGGTCCGGCATGGAAGCCAATAAATGA
- a CDS encoding UbiD family decarboxylase, which translates to MNKYKQLRSWLAHLAETNRLVATHENVSLRHQLAAIAKKLDGKSATLFPNPDGHHIPVVSGFMSSRSWIAEAMGIDEAKLLDEFRKAADNPIACKLVENAPCQEVRHQDFDMRTLLPVPTHSEHDSGPYITAGLVIARNPKTGIQNVSINRIQVNSKDHMAVLILPRHLHAFQQAAEELNQPLPVAVVIGVDPLTLLASQAIAPIDFDELEIAGALHGEALNVVRCISNEVRVPADAEIVIEGHIPPKLRELEGPFGEYPKYYSSQEKRQVIVVDMVTHRKSPIFHTIVPAELEHLLLGSIPREATILSYLRRSFPGVLDVHLSLGGVGRYHLYVQIKKTHEGIPKNVIAGAFSSHYDVKHVVVVDEDVDVHDPSQVEWAIATRFQAKRDLVMIEDAQGSVLDPSTTVSLPVDQNGVIPARYQGMSSKLGFDATKPLVYEGHVFTKIKIPGEDEVDLDVVLDRQFPISSILKLN; encoded by the coding sequence ATGAATAAATACAAGCAACTGCGTTCTTGGTTAGCGCATTTGGCTGAGACAAATCGCTTAGTGGCTACACATGAGAATGTGTCGCTACGTCATCAACTTGCTGCAATTGCAAAGAAGCTTGATGGAAAGAGTGCAACACTTTTTCCGAATCCTGATGGACATCACATTCCAGTGGTATCGGGTTTTATGTCATCTAGGTCTTGGATCGCTGAGGCAATGGGTATTGATGAAGCAAAGTTGCTTGATGAGTTTCGTAAGGCTGCCGATAATCCAATAGCCTGTAAGTTGGTAGAGAATGCCCCCTGTCAAGAGGTAAGGCACCAAGATTTCGATATGCGCACCTTATTGCCTGTTCCCACACATAGTGAACATGATAGTGGTCCCTACATCACTGCAGGATTGGTGATCGCTAGAAATCCTAAAACAGGAATTCAAAACGTATCTATCAATCGAATTCAAGTAAATTCTAAAGATCACATGGCTGTGTTGATATTACCGAGACATCTCCACGCATTTCAACAGGCTGCCGAAGAGCTGAATCAACCACTGCCAGTAGCAGTAGTCATTGGCGTTGATCCCCTAACGTTGCTGGCATCGCAGGCTATAGCGCCAATTGACTTTGATGAGCTAGAAATTGCTGGAGCATTGCATGGAGAGGCGTTAAATGTAGTGCGCTGCATAAGCAATGAAGTCAGAGTACCAGCAGATGCTGAAATAGTTATAGAGGGACATATTCCCCCTAAGTTAAGAGAGCTTGAGGGCCCCTTCGGAGAGTATCCAAAATACTATAGCTCCCAGGAAAAGCGTCAAGTGATTGTGGTGGATATGGTCACGCACAGAAAATCTCCTATCTTTCATACGATAGTTCCAGCGGAGTTGGAGCACTTATTACTTGGCTCTATTCCAAGGGAGGCAACGATCCTGTCTTATTTGCGCAGAAGTTTTCCTGGGGTCTTGGATGTCCATTTGTCTCTTGGTGGGGTGGGTAGATATCATCTTTATGTACAAATTAAGAAAACGCATGAAGGGATTCCTAAAAATGTGATTGCTGGAGCTTTTAGCTCTCACTATGATGTAAAGCATGTGGTTGTCGTTGATGAAGATGTTGATGTGCATGATCCATCTCAAGTTGAGTGGGCCATCGCAACCCGTTTTCAAGCTAAGCGCGATCTGGTGATGATTGAGGATGCACAGGGTTCTGTTCTTGATCCATCCACCACAGTAAGTCTTCCTGTTGATCAAAATGGTGTTATTCCTGCCCGCTATCAAGGGATGAGCTCAAAACTTGGATTTGATGCAACCAAGCCGCTTGTATATGAGGGTCACGTTTTCACTAAGATCAAAATTCCCGGTGAAGATGAAGTGGATTTAGATGTCGTTTTAGATCGTCAATTTCCTATCTCTTCGATCCTCAAGCTGAATTAA
- a CDS encoding ABC transporter ATP-binding protein, giving the protein MILEMRDVHVKLGLSHVLQGVNLSIKPGETVGLFGRNGVGKTTIVKTIAGWHKPSSGDIRFENLSINSLPPNDITRLGIGLVPEDRRIFPGLSVEGNLMLGLMQVPPSGREKAKERLESVLKRFPRLGERRSQPGNTLSGGEQQMLAMGRVLVGNPKLLLIDEPTEGLAPMIVAEIFRLMEELKAQGVAILLIEQNIHKAIHLCDRHYVIERGKVVLEGSSQDAEERAELMKRVSV; this is encoded by the coding sequence ATGATCTTAGAAATGCGGGACGTTCATGTCAAGCTCGGTTTATCTCACGTATTACAAGGAGTTAATCTTTCAATTAAGCCTGGAGAGACAGTTGGTCTATTTGGTAGAAATGGTGTTGGCAAGACAACTATAGTGAAAACAATTGCTGGCTGGCATAAACCCTCATCTGGTGATATACGTTTTGAAAACTTATCCATTAATAGTCTTCCTCCTAACGACATCACTAGACTTGGCATTGGCTTAGTTCCTGAGGATCGCAGGATATTTCCTGGCCTGAGTGTTGAGGGTAATCTCATGCTTGGCCTGATGCAGGTTCCTCCATCAGGACGTGAGAAGGCGAAAGAGCGTCTTGAGTCGGTCTTAAAAAGGTTCCCGCGATTGGGAGAGAGGCGCTCTCAACCTGGTAACACCTTATCTGGAGGCGAGCAGCAGATGCTGGCAATGGGCAGAGTGCTGGTTGGTAACCCCAAATTACTGCTTATTGATGAGCCCACTGAAGGTCTTGCGCCCATGATTGTTGCTGAAATCTTTAGATTAATGGAGGAGCTCAAAGCTCAAGGGGTTGCTATTCTATTGATTGAGCAAAATATTCATAAAGCGATTCACTTATGCGATAGACATTATGTTATCGAACGCGGGAAAGTGGTTTTAGAGGGAAGTTCTCAGGATGCTGAAGAGCGAGCAGAGTTAATGAAGCGTGTTAGTGTTTGA
- a CDS encoding branched-chain amino acid ABC transporter permease, with translation MLNPQAKAIRCIEWLLLFSSLILFVVGTVLGDTFFLRLATEALIFGGLAMSVDLLLGIVGLLSLGQALYFGFGAYLSALVLKQIAPSFSLAIGIVVLCSTLLGWVASFIALRSKGVYFALITFGLAQVAAKVVYNTRSLGASDGMMGVPILSIWTPFGLLDTANPGTFFIITLLTIGALYAVLKYFLTTPMGSLWHAIRSNEDRLAYVGFKSKGPKQVAFVLATVVAAVSGALYPMLRGFVSPELMFFSVSGNAVVTVVLGGVGTLIGPIMGSVLLTSFKSIIGTWTAHHHIVIGLIFVVIVISAPKGLAGLLTKYFGKGGSNE, from the coding sequence ATGCTTAATCCGCAAGCAAAGGCAATTCGTTGCATTGAATGGCTTTTACTATTTTCGTCTCTCATTTTGTTTGTAGTCGGAACCGTATTGGGTGACACCTTTTTTCTGAGGCTGGCAACAGAAGCATTAATTTTTGGTGGTTTGGCGATGTCTGTTGATCTCTTGCTTGGAATTGTTGGCTTGCTATCTCTTGGCCAAGCCCTGTATTTTGGTTTCGGCGCTTATTTATCTGCGTTGGTTCTCAAGCAGATTGCTCCATCATTCTCATTAGCAATTGGTATTGTAGTTTTGTGTTCCACATTGCTTGGATGGGTTGCTAGTTTTATTGCCTTAAGGTCAAAAGGGGTCTACTTTGCTCTGATTACTTTTGGATTGGCGCAGGTAGCAGCCAAAGTTGTCTACAACACGAGAAGTCTTGGCGCTTCAGATGGCATGATGGGAGTGCCAATCTTAAGTATTTGGACCCCATTTGGTTTGCTCGACACTGCCAATCCAGGAACTTTTTTTATTATTACCTTGCTTACTATTGGCGCTCTTTATGCCGTCTTGAAGTATTTTTTAACTACTCCGATGGGTTCTCTATGGCATGCCATACGTTCGAATGAAGATCGTTTGGCATATGTTGGATTCAAATCCAAAGGCCCAAAACAAGTTGCTTTTGTTTTGGCTACAGTAGTTGCAGCAGTCTCTGGAGCACTTTATCCCATGCTCAGGGGCTTTGTTTCCCCTGAGTTAATGTTTTTTAGCGTTTCTGGCAATGCAGTAGTGACGGTAGTTCTAGGTGGTGTCGGCACTTTAATAGGCCCAATCATGGGCAGTGTTTTATTAACGTCTTTTAAATCCATTATTGGCACATGGACTGCGCACCATCACATTGTGATTGGGTTGATTTTTGTCGTCATTGTGATTTCAGCCCCCAAAGGACTTGCAGGTCTACTCACAAAATATTTTGGCAAAGGAGGGTCTAATGAATAA
- a CDS encoding DMT family transporter, with protein MKLGLDDVIAPVFVLIWSTGFVIARMAMPYVEPATFLFWRFAGVVAAMAALSLVWRITWPSWSQIKHIAVAGMLLQFGYLLGVWFAVRLGMTAGLVAIIVGLQPILTAWFAAWISEKVTSRQWIGLCFGFAGVALVVVEKIGFAHIPLASYALAFVGLLSITFGTLYQKKFCPVFDLRAGSAIQFSVSAVLCFFCMYFFETGVMFWNASVVGALLWAIFPISIGSISLLFMMIRKGAATKVTSLLYLTPPTTALMAWLLFDEPFTLMMALGLCLTMTGVMLVNARQANTVATIAE; from the coding sequence ATGAAGCTAGGCTTAGACGACGTAATTGCACCCGTATTTGTATTGATTTGGAGTACAGGATTTGTAATTGCGCGCATGGCGATGCCTTATGTAGAGCCTGCCACTTTTCTGTTCTGGCGCTTTGCTGGCGTAGTTGCTGCGATGGCTGCGCTCAGTCTCGTGTGGCGCATCACTTGGCCTAGTTGGTCACAAATTAAGCATATTGCTGTGGCTGGCATGCTGCTGCAATTTGGTTACCTTTTGGGTGTTTGGTTTGCGGTCCGCCTAGGAATGACTGCTGGATTGGTAGCCATTATTGTTGGTCTGCAACCAATTCTGACGGCTTGGTTTGCCGCTTGGATTTCAGAGAAAGTCACATCACGCCAATGGATAGGCCTCTGTTTTGGTTTTGCAGGTGTTGCTCTGGTGGTTGTTGAAAAGATTGGTTTTGCTCATATTCCTCTTGCTAGCTACGCTCTGGCATTCGTTGGCTTACTTTCTATTACCTTTGGGACGCTATACCAAAAGAAATTTTGCCCTGTATTTGATCTGCGCGCCGGCTCAGCGATTCAGTTTAGTGTTTCAGCTGTACTGTGTTTCTTCTGCATGTATTTCTTTGAAACTGGCGTCATGTTTTGGAATGCATCCGTAGTGGGTGCCTTGTTATGGGCTATTTTCCCAATATCAATCGGCTCAATCAGTTTGCTTTTCATGATGATCCGCAAAGGTGCTGCGACAAAAGTAACAAGCTTGCTGTATCTCACTCCACCGACAACAGCTTTAATGGCTTGGCTCTTATTTGATGAGCCATTTACGCTCATGATGGCTTTAGGTCTATGTTTGACAATGACGGGGGTGATGCTGGTGAATGCTCGGCAGGCAAATACTGTAGCCACCATTGCGGAGTAG
- a CDS encoding serine hydrolase — MRLNRFWLIAVTLVFACGALQIAPSIAASKDKEKQTKTTKVVVKSAKKPKTVRVTVTRSAGPVVAAPPSLATALGLRGQHDDLSLKSSVAMVVNQDTKEVYFEKNPTVSLPIASITKLMTAMVVLDSKLPLDETLVINADDVHIYRTSRLAGGTVLTRQEALLLALMSSENRAAYTLGRNYPGGVPAFVDAMNRKAKELNMDHSHFADPTGLLSDNVATAEDLTRMLSAAYQYKLIREYSTWPDLTMVIAKRPQKFLNTNRLVRSGDMDIGLQKTGFINAAGKCLVMQARVNNTPLLLVFLDSVGTQSRFADAVRVRDWYERMPPGAQPIRRLM; from the coding sequence ATGCGTTTGAATCGTTTTTGGCTCATTGCCGTAACCTTGGTTTTTGCCTGCGGCGCACTTCAAATTGCACCGTCAATAGCCGCCAGCAAAGATAAAGAAAAGCAAACCAAAACGACTAAGGTGGTTGTTAAGTCTGCCAAGAAACCCAAAACTGTTCGCGTCACAGTTACCCGTTCTGCAGGTCCAGTAGTCGCAGCGCCTCCATCGTTGGCAACTGCACTTGGATTACGTGGCCAACATGATGACTTGAGTCTGAAGTCCAGTGTGGCGATGGTTGTTAATCAAGATACCAAAGAAGTCTACTTCGAAAAAAATCCAACAGTCAGCTTGCCAATTGCATCCATTACAAAGTTGATGACGGCAATGGTGGTGTTAGATTCCAAATTACCTCTTGATGAAACCCTCGTTATTAATGCAGATGATGTGCATATCTATCGCACCTCACGTCTAGCGGGTGGAACAGTATTAACTCGGCAGGAGGCATTGTTATTAGCGTTGATGTCCTCTGAGAACCGTGCTGCATATACCTTAGGCAGAAATTACCCAGGCGGTGTTCCGGCATTTGTGGATGCTATGAATCGCAAAGCAAAAGAGTTGAATATGGATCATTCGCATTTTGCTGATCCAACAGGTTTGCTCAGTGATAACGTCGCTACTGCTGAAGATTTGACCCGCATGCTCAGCGCCGCATACCAATACAAGCTCATTCGTGAGTACTCAACTTGGCCAGATTTAACTATGGTCATTGCTAAGCGACCACAAAAATTCTTAAACACTAATCGTTTGGTACGTTCAGGTGATATGGATATTGGCTTACAAAAAACCGGCTTTATTAATGCGGCTGGAAAATGTTTGGTGATGCAAGCGCGTGTAAACAATACGCCACTATTGCTCGTCTTCTTAGACTCAGTTGGAACACAGTCTCGTTTTGCAGATGCAGTGCGTGTGCGTGATTGGTATGAGCGCATGCCGCCAGGCGCGCAACCGATTCGTCGCTTAATGTAG
- a CDS encoding ABC transporter ATP-binding protein: MNKAEVILKAINLSKRFGGLAAVDDVSFEVTPFGVTSIIGPNGAGKSTLFNLLSGTFKPDSGSVLLNDQNVTRMSPEERLFSGMARSFQITNLFFDLTVIDNLRLASQALQSRSYLYLPLNKCEIALARADELLVEFGLLESRNQLAGALSHGQQRRLEIAVTLATRPKLLLLDEPTQGMSQGDTQETAELIKKLGSKITVLLIEHDVDLVMDLSKAVIVMAQGKKLAEGSPQEVRSNPLVQAAYFGEEAA; the protein is encoded by the coding sequence ATGAATAAGGCCGAAGTTATTCTCAAAGCCATTAATTTAAGTAAGCGATTTGGAGGCTTAGCAGCCGTTGATGATGTTAGTTTTGAAGTAACCCCTTTTGGTGTAACTTCCATTATTGGCCCAAATGGCGCTGGTAAAAGCACATTATTTAATTTACTCAGCGGAACATTCAAACCAGACTCTGGATCAGTTTTATTGAATGATCAAAATGTTACGCGTATGAGTCCAGAGGAGCGCTTGTTTTCAGGCATGGCCAGATCTTTTCAGATTACCAATCTCTTTTTTGATCTTACGGTCATCGACAATCTTCGTCTAGCTAGTCAGGCACTTCAGTCTCGATCCTATCTATATTTACCATTAAATAAATGTGAAATTGCTTTAGCAAGGGCCGATGAATTATTAGTAGAGTTTGGTCTGCTTGAATCTCGAAATCAACTGGCTGGTGCTCTGTCGCATGGCCAACAAAGACGGCTAGAAATTGCAGTAACTCTTGCCACGAGACCAAAGCTTTTACTGCTAGATGAGCCGACTCAAGGGATGTCTCAAGGGGACACGCAAGAAACAGCTGAGCTTATCAAAAAGTTAGGATCAAAAATTACGGTTTTACTCATTGAGCATGATGTTGACCTGGTAATGGATTTATCGAAGGCAGTTATTGTGATGGCTCAAGGCAAAAAATTGGCAGAGGGTAGTCCTCAGGAGGTTCGCTCTAACCCGCTTGTACAGGCAGCATACTTTGGTGAGGAGGCGGCATGA
- a CDS encoding phasin family protein, which yields MNLTPEQIAAAQKANLETLSGLTNQALQSIEKLVELNLAIAKQSLSDSVNNAKKALEVKDIQQLLAHQAETVQPIAEKIISYSRHLYELAHETQDSFTKSAEKEFAAGQKKMNALVEEWTKNAPAGSDAAVQALKHAIASANNVFETSQKAVKHAVDVAQTNMNTAADAVAKTAGAATKASKKK from the coding sequence ATGAACCTAACGCCAGAACAAATCGCAGCCGCTCAAAAAGCCAATTTAGAAACTTTGAGTGGTCTGACTAATCAAGCACTCCAAAGTATTGAGAAATTAGTGGAGCTCAATTTAGCCATTGCTAAACAAAGTTTGAGCGACAGCGTGAACAATGCCAAGAAAGCATTGGAAGTAAAAGATATTCAACAACTTCTCGCCCACCAAGCAGAGACCGTTCAGCCAATTGCAGAGAAGATTATTTCTTACAGCCGCCATTTGTATGAGCTAGCCCACGAAACTCAGGACAGCTTTACCAAGTCCGCCGAGAAAGAGTTTGCTGCCGGCCAAAAGAAAATGAATGCCTTGGTGGAAGAGTGGACCAAGAATGCGCCTGCTGGTTCTGATGCTGCCGTTCAAGCACTTAAGCATGCAATTGCTTCTGCCAACAATGTTTTTGAGACTAGCCAAAAAGCTGTCAAGCATGCTGTTGATGTTGCGCAAACGAATATGAATACAGCAGCTGATGCTGTAGCAAAGACTGCTGGCGCTGCAACGAAAGCCTCTAAGAAAAAATAA